Proteins co-encoded in one Anabas testudineus chromosome 8, fAnaTes1.2, whole genome shotgun sequence genomic window:
- the LOC113154924 gene encoding LOW QUALITY PROTEIN: phenylalanine--tRNA ligase alpha subunit-like (The sequence of the model RefSeq protein was modified relative to this genomic sequence to represent the inferred CDS: inserted 1 base in 1 codon; deleted 2 bases in 2 codons) codes for MADTGVVEKLLQGIEKADDGVDSLEVANSLGVDHQVVVGAVKSLQAVGDVISAELRSSKHWELTEEGSEIAEQGSQEARVFSSVPLEGLAQSELMVKIVFGKIGFSKAMSNKWIRVDKTHEGGPRIFRTVENVEDQVREKLLLVQKGNGGHLEEKEKNELKKRKLLSEVTIKSYWITRGSSFSTTLTKQETELTPEMIATGSWKEKKFKPYNFEAMGVAPDCGHLHPLMKERTQFRQIFLEMGFTEMPTNNFIESSFWNFDSLFQPQQHPARDQHDTFFLSDPALAHDFPQDYLQRVKKVHSEGGYGSQGYKYDWKIEEAQKNILRTHTTAVSARMLYKLAQQEKFTPVKYFSIDRVFRXETLDATHLAEFHQIEGVVADYGLTLGDLIGVLHQFFTKLGFTKLRFKPAYNPYTEPSMEVFSYHEGLKKWMELGNSGVFRPEMLLPMGVPEGVSVIAWGLSLERPTMIKYGINNIRELVGHKVNLQMVYDSPICRLDS; via the exons ATGGCGGACACCGGTGTGGTGGAGAAGCTCCTCCAGGGGATCGAGAAGGCGGACGACGGCGTGGACAGCCTGGAAGTGGCGAACAGCCTCGGGGTGGACCACCAGGTCGTCGTC GGGGCCGTGAAGAGTCTTCAGGCCGTCGGAGAT GTGATCTCAGCCGAGCTGCGCTCCTCTAAACACTGGGAGCTGACGGAGGAGGGATCTGAGATCGCCGAGCAGGGCAGCCAAGAGGCCCGGGTCTTCAGCTCCGTCCCGCTGGAGGGTCTGGCTCAGAGCGAGCTCATGGTAA AAATTGTCTTTGGGAAGATCGGCTTCAGCAAGGCCATGTCCAACAAGTGGATCAGAGTGGACAAGACACACGAGGGCGGACCGCGAATATTCAGGACT GTGGAAAACGTCGAGGACcaggtcagagagaagctgcttcTGGTGCAGAAAGGTAACGGCggtcatctggaggagaaagaaaagaatgagcTGAAGAAGAGGAAACTGCTGTCAGAAGT AACGATCAAGTCCTACTGGATCACCAGGGGCAGCTCCTTCAGCACCACCCTCACCAAACAGGAGACAGAACTGACACCTGAGATGATCGCCAC tggcagctggaaagagaagaaatttAAACCCTACAACTTCGAGGCCATGGGTGTAGCCCCCGACTGCGGCCACCTGCACCCGCTGATGAAGGAGCGAACACAGTTCAGGCAGATCTTCCTGGAGATGGG CTTCACTGAGATGCCGACCAACAACTTCATAGAAAGCTCCTTCTGGAACTTCGACTCCCTGTTCCAGCCCCAGCAGCACCCGGCCAGAGACCAGCACGACACCTTCTTCCTGTCTG ACCCGGCGTTGGCCCACGACTTCCCTCAGGACTACCTGCAGCGAGTGAAGAAGGTCCACTCAGAGGGCGGCTACGGTTCACAAGG GTACAAATACGACTGGAAGATAGAAGAAGCTCAGAAGAACATTCTCCGAACTCACACGACAGCAGTCAGTGCGCGCATGTTGTACAAACTCGCGCAGCAG GAGAAGTTCACCCCCGTCAAGTACTTCTCCATCGACCGGGTGTTCA ACGAGACGCTGGACGCCACTCACCTGGCTGAGTTCCACCAGATAGAGGGGGTGGTGGCCGACTACGGCCTGACGCTGGGAGACCTCATTGGCGTCCTGCATCAGTTCTTCACCAAACTAG GATTCACCAAACTGCGCTTTAAGCCTGCCTACAACCCGTACACAGAGCCCAGCATGGAGGTGTTCAGCTACCACGAAG GACTAAAGAAGTGGATGGAATTGGGGAACTCGGGGGTGTTCAGACCAGAGATGCTGCTGCCCATGGGTGTTCCTGAGGGTGTGTCCGTCATTGCCTGGGGGCTGTCTCTGGAaag ACCCACCATGATCAAATACGGCATCAACAACATCAGAGAGCTGGTG GGACACAAGGTGAACCTGCAGATGGTCTACGACAGCCCCATATGTCGACTGGACTCCTGa
- the LOC113154304 gene encoding interleukin enhancer-binding factor 3 homolog isoform X2, producing MPPPMRHRSMRVFMNDDRHVMAKHSAIYPTQEELESVQNMVSHTERALKAVSDWLDKQEKGTSKSESDGTDAEKESEHKDQATRSLRGVMRVGLVAKGLLLKGDLDLELVLLCKEKPTISLLKKVSENLVTQLKTITEDKYVVTQHIREASIIIKNTKEPPLTLTIHLTSPVVREEIERAAAGETLSVNDPPDVLDRQKCLTALASLRHAKWFQARANGLRSCVIVIRILRDLCARVPTWAPLRGWPLELICEKAIGTGNRPMGAGEALRRVLECLASGILMADGAGISDPCEKEPTDAIGHLDQQQREDITASAQHALRLSAFGQLHKVLGMDPLPSKMPKKPRSETPIDYTVQIPPSTANAPPMKRPIEEEEGTDDKSPNKKKKKLQKKSPEEKAEPPQAMNALMRLNQLKPGLQYKLISQTGPVHVPVFTMAVEVDGKTFEASGPSKRTAKLHVAVKVLQDMGLPTGVELKTAESAKSEEAPVAVEDVKPVVAQIESTTAGTGAANTDTTDAVETARQQGPILTKHGKNPVMELNEKRRGLKYELISETGGSHDKRFVMEVEIDGQKFQGTGSNKKVAKAYAALAALERLFPEGSVADAAKKKKGPPMHAPGFGMMGASGGGDAATPRGRGRGGRGRGRGRGFNNGGGYGQGGGFGTYGYGNSANSGYSDFVSDCYGYHEFAT from the exons ATG CCTCCCCCAATGCGCCACCGCTCCATGCGTGTCTTTATGAATGATGACCGCCACGTCATGGCCAAACACTCAGCCATCTACCCGACCCAGGAGGAACTGGAAAGTGTACAGAACATGGTCTCTCACACAGAGCGGGCCCTGAAGGCCgtctctgattggctggatAAGCAGGAGAAAGGAACTTCCAAGTCTGAATCAGACGGCACAGATGCTGAAAAAGAAAG TGAGCACAAAGATCAGGCAACCCGCTCTCTGCGTGGAGTAATGAGGGTGGGCCTGGTTGCGAAGGGCCTGCTACTGAAGGGGGACTTGGATCTCGAGCTGGTCCTCCTCTGTAAGGAAAAGCCGACGATCAGTCTGCTGAAGAAAGTGTCTGAAAACCTTGTTACACAGCTCAAG ACAATCACAGAAGACAAATATGTGGTGACTCAGCACATCCGTGAGGCCAGTATTATCATCAAGAACACCAAGGAGCCCCCTCTCACCCTCACAATTCACCTGACATCTCCTGTCGTGCGTGAAGAGATAGAGAGGGCTGCTGCTGGAG AAACGCTTTCAGTCAACGATCCCCCGGATGTTCTGGACAGGCAGAAATGCCTAACTGCCTTGGCGTCTCTCCGCCACGCTAAGTGGTTCCAG GCCAGAGCCAACGGGCTGCGCTCCTGTGTCATCGTCATCCGGATCCTGAGGGACCTGTGTGCCCGCGTCCCAACGTGGGCCCCGCTCCGTGGCTGG CCACTGGAGCTGATCTGTGAGAAAGCCATTGGCACAGGGAACCGGCCCATGGGGGCAGGAGAAGCACTGCGGAGAGTTTTAGAGTGTCTGGCTTCAGGAATCCTCATGGCAG ATGGAGCTGGAATCTCTGATCCATGTGAGAAGGAGCCCACAGATGCGATCGGCCACTTAGaccaacagcagagagaagacattACAGCAAGTGCACAA CATGCCTTAAGGCTGTCAGCTTTTGGACAGCTTCACAAAGTGCTTGGAATGGATCCCCTTCCCTCAAAGATGCCCAAGAAACCTCGTAGTGAGACTCCTATTGATTACACAG TGCAAATCCCACCCAGTACGGCAAATGCTCCGCCAATGAAAAGGCCCattgaggaagaggagggaactGATGACAAGAGTCccaataagaagaagaaaaagctgcagaagaaat CTCCAGAAGAGAAGGCTGAGCCGCCCCAGGCTATGAACGCTCTGATGAGGCTCAATCAGCTGAAGCCTGGTCTCCAGTACAAACTGATATCCCAGACCGGCCCTGTTCACGTTCCAGTCTTCACAATGGCAGTAGAAGTAGATGGCAAGACTTTTGAGGCTTCTGGTCCATCCAAACGCACAGCCAAGCTGCACGTTGCTGTGAAG GTCCTGCAGGACATGGGTCTCCCCACAGGAGTGGAACTGAAGACGGCTGAGTCAGCAAAATCAGAGGAAGCTCCAGTAGCTGTGGAAGACGTGAAGCCAGTAGTAGCGCAGATTGAAAGCACCACTGCTGGCACAGGAGCAGCAAATACAGACACCACTGATGCTGTAGAG aCGGCTCGCCAGCAGGGACCAATCCTGACTAAACACGGCAAGAACCCCGTGATGGAGCTGAACGAGAAGCGCCGCGGCCTTAAGTACGAGCTCATCTCAGAAACTGGCGGCAGCCACGACAAACGCTTTGTCATGGAGGTGGAGATTGACGGGCAGAAATTCCAGGGAACAGGGTCCAATAAGAAGGTGGCCAAGGCTTACGCTGCGCTGGCTGCTTTGGAGCGACTCTTCCCTGAGGGCTCTGTGGCTGATgctgccaaaaagaaaaagggaccACCAATG CACGCTCCAGGCTTTGGAATGATGGGAGCCTCTGGAGGTGGAGACGCAGCTACACCCAGAGGCAGAGGGCGAGGAGGACGAGGTCGTGGCAGAGGCAGGGGCTTCAACAATGGAGGCGGCTACGGACAAGGAG GTGGTTTTGGTACGTACGGTTACGGGAACAGTGCTAACTCCGGATACA GTGACTTTGTCTCAGACTGCTATGGCTACCACGAGTTTGCGACATAG
- the LOC113154304 gene encoding interleukin enhancer-binding factor 3 homolog isoform X1, whose protein sequence is MPPPMRHRSMRVFMNDDRHVMAKHSAIYPTQEELESVQNMVSHTERALKAVSDWLDKQEKGTSKSESDGTDAEKESEHKDQATRSLRGVMRVGLVAKGLLLKGDLDLELVLLCKEKPTISLLKKVSENLVTQLKTITEDKYVVTQHIREASIIIKNTKEPPLTLTIHLTSPVVREEIERAAAGETLSVNDPPDVLDRQKCLTALASLRHAKWFQARANGLRSCVIVIRILRDLCARVPTWAPLRGWPLELICEKAIGTGNRPMGAGEALRRVLECLASGILMADGAGISDPCEKEPTDAIGHLDQQQREDITASAQHALRLSAFGQLHKVLGMDPLPSKMPKKPRSETPIDYTVQIPPSTANAPPMKRPIEEEEGTDDKSPNKKKKKLQKKSPEEKAEPPQAMNALMRLNQLKPGLQYKLISQTGPVHVPVFTMAVEVDGKTFEASGPSKRTAKLHVAVKVLQDMGLPTGVELKTAESAKSEEAPVAVEDVKPVVAQIESTTAGTGAANTDTTDAVETARQQGPILTKHGKNPVMELNEKRRGLKYELISETGGSHDKRFVMEVEIDGQKFQGTGSNKKVAKAYAALAALERLFPEGSVADAAKKKKGPPMHAPGFGMMGASGGGDAATPRGRGRGGRGRGRGRGFNNGGGYGQGGGFGTYGYGNSANSGYNYYNNGGTNGGAGASGSPSGGPPASSVPGSAEGSYGSYYQNDGTYTATPGAKTPKKKPPMHKGAKSPFPGPLGANSGSAGGYQSSSPSGQGSYNQYGQGYGQGKKSFNQNQGGAGGYSYSTAYPSQVTGGSGGSQDYSYEGFNSQSNYNSQGGGGGSTQGFGNNHSQYHSPAGYGRGDGSMSYQYR, encoded by the exons ATG CCTCCCCCAATGCGCCACCGCTCCATGCGTGTCTTTATGAATGATGACCGCCACGTCATGGCCAAACACTCAGCCATCTACCCGACCCAGGAGGAACTGGAAAGTGTACAGAACATGGTCTCTCACACAGAGCGGGCCCTGAAGGCCgtctctgattggctggatAAGCAGGAGAAAGGAACTTCCAAGTCTGAATCAGACGGCACAGATGCTGAAAAAGAAAG TGAGCACAAAGATCAGGCAACCCGCTCTCTGCGTGGAGTAATGAGGGTGGGCCTGGTTGCGAAGGGCCTGCTACTGAAGGGGGACTTGGATCTCGAGCTGGTCCTCCTCTGTAAGGAAAAGCCGACGATCAGTCTGCTGAAGAAAGTGTCTGAAAACCTTGTTACACAGCTCAAG ACAATCACAGAAGACAAATATGTGGTGACTCAGCACATCCGTGAGGCCAGTATTATCATCAAGAACACCAAGGAGCCCCCTCTCACCCTCACAATTCACCTGACATCTCCTGTCGTGCGTGAAGAGATAGAGAGGGCTGCTGCTGGAG AAACGCTTTCAGTCAACGATCCCCCGGATGTTCTGGACAGGCAGAAATGCCTAACTGCCTTGGCGTCTCTCCGCCACGCTAAGTGGTTCCAG GCCAGAGCCAACGGGCTGCGCTCCTGTGTCATCGTCATCCGGATCCTGAGGGACCTGTGTGCCCGCGTCCCAACGTGGGCCCCGCTCCGTGGCTGG CCACTGGAGCTGATCTGTGAGAAAGCCATTGGCACAGGGAACCGGCCCATGGGGGCAGGAGAAGCACTGCGGAGAGTTTTAGAGTGTCTGGCTTCAGGAATCCTCATGGCAG ATGGAGCTGGAATCTCTGATCCATGTGAGAAGGAGCCCACAGATGCGATCGGCCACTTAGaccaacagcagagagaagacattACAGCAAGTGCACAA CATGCCTTAAGGCTGTCAGCTTTTGGACAGCTTCACAAAGTGCTTGGAATGGATCCCCTTCCCTCAAAGATGCCCAAGAAACCTCGTAGTGAGACTCCTATTGATTACACAG TGCAAATCCCACCCAGTACGGCAAATGCTCCGCCAATGAAAAGGCCCattgaggaagaggagggaactGATGACAAGAGTCccaataagaagaagaaaaagctgcagaagaaat CTCCAGAAGAGAAGGCTGAGCCGCCCCAGGCTATGAACGCTCTGATGAGGCTCAATCAGCTGAAGCCTGGTCTCCAGTACAAACTGATATCCCAGACCGGCCCTGTTCACGTTCCAGTCTTCACAATGGCAGTAGAAGTAGATGGCAAGACTTTTGAGGCTTCTGGTCCATCCAAACGCACAGCCAAGCTGCACGTTGCTGTGAAG GTCCTGCAGGACATGGGTCTCCCCACAGGAGTGGAACTGAAGACGGCTGAGTCAGCAAAATCAGAGGAAGCTCCAGTAGCTGTGGAAGACGTGAAGCCAGTAGTAGCGCAGATTGAAAGCACCACTGCTGGCACAGGAGCAGCAAATACAGACACCACTGATGCTGTAGAG aCGGCTCGCCAGCAGGGACCAATCCTGACTAAACACGGCAAGAACCCCGTGATGGAGCTGAACGAGAAGCGCCGCGGCCTTAAGTACGAGCTCATCTCAGAAACTGGCGGCAGCCACGACAAACGCTTTGTCATGGAGGTGGAGATTGACGGGCAGAAATTCCAGGGAACAGGGTCCAATAAGAAGGTGGCCAAGGCTTACGCTGCGCTGGCTGCTTTGGAGCGACTCTTCCCTGAGGGCTCTGTGGCTGATgctgccaaaaagaaaaagggaccACCAATG CACGCTCCAGGCTTTGGAATGATGGGAGCCTCTGGAGGTGGAGACGCAGCTACACCCAGAGGCAGAGGGCGAGGAGGACGAGGTCGTGGCAGAGGCAGGGGCTTCAACAATGGAGGCGGCTACGGACAAGGAG GTGGTTTTGGTACGTACGGTTACGGGAACAGTGCTAACTCCGGATACA ATTACTACAACAACGGTGGTACAAACGGAGGAGCAGGGGCATCAGGCAGCCCGTCAGGTGGCCCTCCTGCCAGCTCTGTACCTGGATCAGCAGAGGGCTCCTATGGCTCATACTACCAGAATGACGGCACCTACACTGCCACTCCTGGCGCCAAGACCCCCAAAAAGAAACCCCCCATGCACAAGGGAGCGAAGTCGCCCTTTCCAGGTCCCCTGGGCGCTAACAGTGGATCTGCTGGGGGGTACCAGTCCAGCAGCCCCTCAGGACAGGGCTCCTATAACCAGTATGGCCAAGGTTATGGGCAGGGAAAGAAGAGTTTCAACCAGAACCAGGGCGGCGCTGGTGGATACTCGTACAGCACTGCCTACCCGAGTCAGGTGACAGGGGGTTCTGGAGGGAGCCAAGACTACAGCTATGAAG GTTTCAACAGCCAGTCCAATTACAACTCacaaggaggtggaggaggcagcACCCAGGGCTTTGGCAACAACCACTCTCAGTACCACAGTCCAGCGGGCTACGGCAGAGGAGACGGCAGCATGAGCTACCAGTACAGATAG